The DNA segment GCCGTCTTGCCCGGTTCGTTGGTCAGGATCTGGTAATAGGTCTTGCTCCAGTCGGCGCCGGCTGCTGCCGCCTTGAAGCCGTCGTCACCGGGCTGAACCACTGCACCGGCAGCGTTCTTCATGTTCAGGTGGGTCATCTTGTTCTGCTTGGCGTAGGCGTACTCGACGTAGCCGATGGCGCCGTTCAGGCGTTGCACGAAAGCGGCCACGCCTTCGTTACCCTTGCCACCGGTGCCACCGCCCGGCCAGTTGACCGTGGTGCCCTCGCCCACCGAGCTCTTCCAGTCCGTGCTGACCTTGGACAGATAGTTGGTGAAGATGAAGGTGGTGCCCGAACCATCGGCGCGGCGCACCGGCAGGATGTCCTGGTTCGGCAGCTTGGCGTGCGGGTTCAGTGCCTTGATGGCGGGATCGTCCCACTTCTTGATCTTGCCCAGGTAGATGTTCGCCAGCACGTCGCCGGTGATGGTCAGTTCGCCCGGCTTGATGCCTTGCAGGTTGATCACCGGCACCACGCCGCCGATCACCGTGGGAAACTGCACCAAGCCTTGCTTGGCCAGTTCTTCGTCCTTCAGGGGCGCGTCGGAAGCACCGAAGTCGACAGTCTTGGCGCCGATCTGCTTGATGCCGCCAGACGAGCCGATGGATTGATAGTTGACCTTGTTACCCGTTGCTTTCTGGTATGCATCGGCCCACTTGGAATACACGGGCGCCGGGAAAGAAGCGCCAGCACCGGTAATTTCCGCCGCGAACGCAGTGCCCGCCACCACCAACGACACAATGCCTGCTACGGCAGTCTTGACCAGCTTCATATGTCCTCCAGAGACATGGTTGGGGAATGACAATTTTTTGACAAGTCGAACTTTAAGCTCCGACTATGACAATTCAATGACATCACGAGATCTTCTTCAAAGTCAGCGAAAGCGGCCTCTCGCATCACATCGATTCACCCGTCGGCAATGCCCTCCCCGACCCGCATCCGGCGGCAGGCGAGCCCGAAAATATGCGGTTAATTGCTTTTCTACAAGAAATAACGCCGGGCGAAAAGCCCGGCGTTTTGGCAACAACTAGCGGCGATGACCCGGTTTCAGGCCCGCAAGGCGTCCGCCAGCGTCTGCGCTGCCTGCTCCGCGGTCTCGACCTTCTCGGCTTCGACCATCACGCGCACCACCGGCTCGGTCCCCGATGCTCGGATCAACACCCGGCCCCGGCCCGCGAGCTGCGGCTCGATCACGGCGCGCGCCGCGCTCAGGCCCGCGTGGGACTGCCAATCAAAGCCCTTTTCCACGCGCACATTGATCAGCGTCTGCGGGAACAGCGAAACGCCTTCCAGCAATTGCGACAGGGTCTTGCCGCTACGGCGCAACGCGGCCAGCACCTGCAGCGCGGAGACGATGCCGTCGCCGGTAGTGTGGCGGTCCAGGCAGAGCAGATGGCCCGAGCCCTCGCCGCCCAGCGTCCACTTGCGCTTGTTCAGCTCTTCCAGCACATAGCGATCGCCCACCTTGGCGCGCACGAACTCCACGCCCTGGCGCTGGAACGCGAGCTCCACCGCCATATTGGTCATCAGCGTGCCCACCGCGCCCTCCACCGCCTGGCCCGCCTGCAGGCGGTCCTGGACGATCAGGTACAGCAGTTCATCCCCGTTGAACAGGCGGCCGTCGCGGTCCACCACCTGCAGGCGGTCCGCATCGCCGTCGAAGGCCAGGCCAAGATCGGCGCCATTGGCCTTGACCGCTTCGATCAGTTTTTCCGGGGCCGTCGCGCCGTAGCCGGCGTTGATGTTGCGGCCATCCGGCTGGTTGCCGATCGAGATCACGTCGGCGCCAAGCTCGTGGAAGACGTGAGGAGCGATGTGGTAAGCGGCACCATGTGCGCAGTCCACCACCAGCTTGAGCTTGTGCAGGTCCTGCTCGTAGGGAAACGTGCTCTTGCAGAATTCAATGTAGCGGCCAGCGGCATCCTCAATGCGGCGCGCGCGGCCGAGATCGTCCGAACGCACGCAGACCATCGGCTCTTCCAGCGCTTGCTCGATCGCCATTTCCACGGCATCCGGCAACTTGTCGCCATCGGCGGAGAAGAACTTGATGCCGTTGTCGTAGTACGGGTTGTGGCTGGCGGAGATCACCACGCCTGCCGACAAGCGCAGCGCACGCGTGAGATAGGCCACGCCCGGTGTCGGCAGCGGCCCGGTCAGCAGCACGTTGACGCCTGCCGAGGTAAAGCCGGCCTCCAGCGCGGCCTCCAGCATATAGCCGGAAATGCGCGTGTCCTTGCCGATCAGTACGGTCGGACGCGCCTGATCATGCTGCTTCGCCCCATGGGCAAGCACCATGCCCGCCGCATAGCCCAGGCGCATCACGAAGTCGGGCGTGATCGGCGCCTCGCCAACCCTGCCACGAATCCCATCCGTGCCGAAATACTTGCGTGTCATATGATCATTCTCCCGTTGTTCGGTATTGCGGATGCCGAATGCTAAAGGCTAAGCGTGCAATGCTCGACGCCCGCAATCAAAACAAATGTTAATTGGCGATGGTTTCATGACGGATGGCCCACCAGATCTTGAGGGCATCCACAGTTTGTTCCACATCGTGCACACGCACGATATACGCACCCCGTTCCGCAGCGCATACCGCCGCTGCCAGGCTGGCGGCGATCCGCTGCTGCGGTGGCCGCCCGCCCAGGATCGCGCCGAGCGTCGACTTGCGCGACAGGCCAACCAGCAAGGGCAGGCCATCAACCGCCAGTTGCGGCAACTGGCCCAGCAGCCGCAGATTATGATCCGGCGCCTTGCCAAAGCCAAAGCCTGGATCGAGCGTGATGCGGCTTTCAGCCACGCCGGCGGCGCGCAGCGCGTCCACGCGCTCGCGCAGGAAACCAGCGACCTCTTGCACCACATCCTCGTACTGGGGTTGCTCCTGCATGGTCTGCGGATCGCGCTGCATATGCATCACGCATAGTCCGGCCTGCCCCGCCTGTGCCTCACTCACCGCCTCGACGGCGCCAGGCATGCGAAAGCCCCAGATGTCATTGATCAAGTCCGCCCCGGCCGCCAGCGCCGCGCGCATGACTTCCGGCTTGTAGGTATCGATGGACAGCGGCCGGCCGCAGTCGCGCAGCGCCTCGACCATCGGCAGCACGCGCTCCAGCTCCTGGTCCAGCGGCAATGCCGCCGACCCTGGCCGGCTCGACTCGCCACCGATATCGATGATGTCCACGCCTTCGGCAATCATGCGCTCGGCATGGCGCAAGGCGGCATCGCGGCCAGCATGCTGGCCGCCATCGGAAAAGGAATCGGGGGTGACGTTCAGGATGCCCATCACCAGCGGACGGCGGTCGCGCGCGAAGCGGTAGCGGCCGCACTGGAAACTCAAATCGGTTGAGATCGACGACAAGATACGAAAGGACGAGAGCCAGGAAAGTGGAAAAACACGGCGCGACGTACGCGCCGACAAAGAAAAAGCCGGCGCACAAGGCGCCGGCTTCAGGCTTGGTGAACGACCGCTACAACCACGACAACCGCGCCAGCGCGTTCCGGATTACCGGAACGCCGGCGGCACTATCGTGCCGGCCATCCCGCTCAGGCCGTGGCCGGAGCGTTGGTCGGAGCCACCGGCGAGCCACCCGACGGCGTGTTGCCACCACCGTTCTGGCTGGACGCGCCACGCGGCGGCCGCGGCGGCTTGCCCGCCATGATGTCGTTGACCTGGTCCGCATCGATGGTTTCCCATTCCATGAGGGCCGCAGTCATGGCTTCGACCTTGTCGCGGTTTTCCTCGAGCAGGCGCTTGGCCAGGCCATATTGCTCGTCGACGATGCGGCGGATTTCCGCATCGACCTTGACCTGGGTAGCTTCCGACACCGTCTTGGACGACATCTTGCCGAACATGCCATCTTGCTCGGTATCCACGTACACCATGGTTCCCAGGGTGTCGCTCATGCCGAAGCGGGTGACCATGTCGCGAGCCGTCTTGGTGGCGCGCTCGAAGTCATTGGAAGCACCGGTGCTCATGGCGTTGAGGAAGACCTCTTCCGCCGCGCGGCCGCCAAACAGGATGGCGATCTCGTCGAGCATGTTGTCCTTGTACTTCGAGTACTTGTCGTGCTCCGGCAGCTGCCAGGTCACGCCCAGTGCCCAGCCGCGCGGCATGATGGTGACCTTGTGCACCGGATCCGCCTTGGGCAGCAGCTTGGCCACCACCGCATGGCCAGACTCGTGGTACGCGGTTGCGCGGCGTTCTTCCTCGCGCATGACCGTGGACTTGCGCTCCGGGCCCATGTAGATCTTGTCCTTTGCGTCCTCGAAGTCCTGCATGTCGACCACGCGCTTGCTGCGACGGGCGGCGAACAGTGCGGCTTCGTTGACCAGGTTGGCCAGGTCGGCGCCGGAGAAGCCCGGGGTACCACGTGCAATCACCGAGGCGTCGACATCATTGCCGATCGGCACCTTGCGCATGTGGACCTTGAGGATCTGCTCGCGGCCGCGGATGTCGGGCAGGCCGACATACACCTGGCGGTCGAAACGGCCCGGGCGCAACAGCGCCTTGTCCAGGACGTCCGAACGGTTGGTCGCGGCGATCACGATCACGCCCGAGTTGGCCTCGAAACCGTCCATCTCGACCAGCATCTGGTTGAGGGTTTGCTCGCGCTCGTCGTTGCCGCCGCCCATGCCTGCGCCGCGGTGACGGCCGACCGCATCGATTTCGTCGATGAAGACGATGCAGGGCGCCTGCTTCTTGGCATTCTCGAACATGTCGCGGACACGGGCCGCGCCCACGCCGACGAACATTTCAACGAAGTCCGAGCCGGAGATGCTGAAGAACGGCACCTTGGCTTCGCCGGCGATGGCACGCGCCAGCAGCGTCTTGCCGGTGCCCGGAGGGCCGACCAGCAGCACGCCGCGCGGGATACGGCCGCCCAGCTTCTGGAATTTCTGCGGATCCTTGAGGAAGTCCACCAGTTCGATCACTTCTTCCTTGGATTCGTCGCAACCGGCGACATCCTGGAAAGTGACCGCATTCTGGTTTTCATCGATCAGGCGCGCGCGCGACTTGCCGAAGGAGAAGGCACCGCCTTTCCCGCCGCCTTGCATCTGCCGCATCATGTAGAACCAGAACACAATGATCAGCAGGGTGGGCCCGAGGTAATACAGGGCCTGCACCAGCAGGTTGGGCTCGTCGTCTGCCTTGCCGGTAACCTGGACGCCGAACTTCATCAGGTCGCCAACCATCCAGATGTCGCCCGGCGAGATGATGGTGTACTTCTGCCCTTCCTTGGGCGTCACCACCAGATTGCGGCCTTGCACGTCAACCCGGCCCACCTTGCCGGCCTTGGCATCATCCATGAACTGCGAATAGGTGACGCCTTCCTGCGTGCGGGGCTTGTCGAACTGCTTGAAGACGGTAAACAACACCAGCGCGATCACGAGCCAGATTGCCGCCTTTTGAAACAGGTTGTTATTCAAGGCCAAACTCCTTTACGAACGCCTTGCCAACGGGATAGCTGCATTGTAATGCAGCGCCCGGCGTGGGGGTAAAAAGCAAATTCATCGAAGCGATAGGCACCGCTTCACCCCGCCGACTTGAGGAAACGCCCAAGAATGAAGGTCTCGGAAGACTTATCGCGTGACGCCTTGGGCTTGCGTTTGGCGACCACCTTGAACTGGCGCTTGAACTTCTCCACGATTTGGCTGTAACCGCTGCCATGGAAACACTTTACCAGCAATGAGCCCTCCGGCTTCAGATGGGCCTGGGCAAATTCCAGCGCCAGGTCACATAAGTAATCGATACGGGCCGCATCGGCAAAGGCTACACCGGACAAGTTGGGGGCCATGTCCGACAAAACAAGATCAATCTTTGCCCCGCCGGACGCTTGCAGCACGATTTCCTCCAACTGGCGGAAAACGTCCTCCTCGCGGAAGTCACCCTGGATGAATGTGACGTCAGCGACAGCTTCCATCGGCAACAGGTCAATGGCAATCACCGCGCCATCAATGCCGCCGTCCTTGGCGCGCGAAGATGCCGCCAGCTTGTTGCGGGCGTACTGGCTCCAGCTGCCGGGGGCCGCACCGAGGTCGACAATGACCTGGCCGGGACGGATCAGCTTGTCCTGCTCGTCGATCTCCTTCAGCTTATACGCTGCACGAGCGCGGTAGCCCTCGCGCTGCGCCAATTTGACGTAGGGATCGTTGATATGGTCGTGCAACCACGCCTGATTGAATTTGTTCTTGGCCATTCCGGATACATCTGTATGGAGAAAAACGCCGCCGACCCGCGGTCGCCCGTGCGTTTTTCACTCGTTTTGCTGTTTTTGCAGCCTGACCGCGCCAGTTTGACGGATAATACGCGCCGATTCGCTTTTTCGGCACTTCGGTGCCTTGGTTTGCGCACCACTTGCGCGCCCATTTGCGCCCTCGCCTGCGCTTTACTTATGCCCGCTCTTCAACTTATTCCCGCCCAGCGCTCAGAACTCCGCTCCCGTGCCCATGGCCTCAATCCGGTTGTGATGATCGGCGGCGAGGGTCTTACGCGCCCCGTCCTGGCCGAAATCGACCGTAGCCTGGCGTCTCACGACCTGATCAAGATCCGCGTATTCGGCGACGACCGCGAAAGCCGCATCGCCATGTACGAAACCATCTGCGAAGATCTGGACGCCGCTCCGATCCAGCATATCGGCAAGCTGCTGGTGGTATGGCGCCCGGGCCCGGCCGTCCTGAAGGAAAATCGTCCGCAGGAACTGGGCCGCCTGGCCCCGCGAGGCGGCGCCGCCCCGCGCACTGTCACGGTCAAGAAGCCTAGCGCCGCGCCCAATCGGCGCCCCAAGCGCTCGCAAGTGACGGTGCTGGGCAATGAACGCGTCACCGCCGGCGGCAACGTCAAGCGCGCGCGCGTCCGCCCGACCAGCCAGAAGAAGAAAGCGCTCGACTAATGTCGAAGCCATGCCAGCGCGCCCGCCCGGGCCGCCGGCATGGCATAAGGGACGGCCACCCGCGCTCGCCCCTTGCGCCTCACTCGCCAGCCGAGCGCGGCGCCGCTGCGCGCCACACCGTGACCAGCGCCAGCAAGCTGTGCACCAGGTAGAACACGCTGGACACGCCATGCAGCATGCCGAATTGCCCTTTGTAGGGCGACTCGGACACGCCCATGCCAAGCGCCGTCGCCTTCTCCTTCAGGTTTTCCATGAAGGGCTGGATACCGAAATACCCCGCCAGCACGCACAGCAGCATGCCCAGCACAAGCCAGCGCAGGCCACGATAGCGTCCCGCGCCACGGCGGATCATCAGGTTGCACAGCGCCAGTTGCAGCACACCGACCACCACGCCGAGGATGGCTTCGGTCCGGAACAGCTGCCCGGCGATCAAGCCCGCCGTCTCGCGGCTGGGCAGCACGGAAAACAACGTCGGCGCCACCATGTAGCCCACTGTCCACAGACTGCCGGCCCAGACCACGGTCAGCAGGAGGAAGATCCGATGCGGCAGCGGCGGCAGGCTCGAATAGGAGGAAGAGAACACGCAGCCTCGTTCAGACGTAGCGAACCGTGATGACTTCGTATTCGCGCTCGCCGCCAGGGGCCAGTACGATCGCCACATCGCCCTCGAACTTGCCGATCAGCGCACGCGCGATCGGCGAGCTGACGGAAATCTTGCCGCTGTCCAGGTCAGCCTCGTCGTCGCCGACGATCTGGTAGCTCACGGGCTTGCCCGATTCCAGGTCTTCGAGGTCAACGGTAGCGCCAAACACGATGCGGCCGTCGGTATCGAGCTGGGTCGGGTCGATGACCTGCGCCGCCGACAGCTTGGACTCCACCTCGATGATCCGGCCTTCGATAAAGGCCTGCTTTTCCTTGGCGGCGTCGTACTCGGCGTTCTCGGAGAGGTCGCCTTGCGCACGTGCTTCGGAAATGGCGTTGATCACGGCGGGACGTTCGACGGCCTTCAGGCGCTGCAGTTCCTCTTTCAGCAGCTCGGCACCGCGCTTGGTAATCGGAATGCTCATGTCTTCGTTCAGCAAAAAAATGAGCCGCAGCGGAGCAGGAACCATGCGCCGGCATCACTGCCCGGGGCACTTCCGCTCAACCGCGGCTTTGAGGTTGTCAGGTTGTATCGACGGTTAGATCGACGAAATTGCTGTTAGTTTAGGCCAAGACGGCCGCCCGCAGCAACTGCGGGCGGCCCGGAGGCCTTCAGCCGTCTACTCTACCGTCTTTCGGTCTTCGCGCTTCAGGCCAGCGAGGCGTGCAGGCTTTGCAGGTCATAGACCTCCAGGCTCTGCATGTGCTTGAGGCCCTCCACCGCGGCGCGCGCGCCGGCGATGGTGGTGTAGTAAGGCACCCGGCTGGCCAGCGCCGAGATACGGATCGAGCGCGAGTCGGCGATGGCAGTACGGGTTTCGTCCACGGTGGTGAACACCAGCGCCAGCTCGCCGTTCTTGAGCATGTCGACGATGTGCGGACGGCCGTCCTTCACCTTGTTGACCACGCGCACCGGGATGCCGGCGGCTTCGATGGCCGATGCGGTGCCGCGGGTGGCGACAATCGGGTAGCCCATGTCGTGCAGCATGCGCGCCACGCCAACCGCGTGCGGCTTGTCGCTGTCCTTGACGGTCAGCAACACGGTGCCCTTCTCCGGCAGGCGCGAGCCCGCGGCGAGCTGGCTCTTGAAGAGGGCCTCGCCGAAGGTCTTGCCCACGCCCATCACCTCGCCGGTGGAGCGCATCTCTGGTCCG comes from the Cupriavidus basilensis genome and includes:
- the pstS gene encoding phosphate ABC transporter substrate-binding protein PstS; this translates as MKLVKTAVAGIVSLVVAGTAFAAEITGAGASFPAPVYSKWADAYQKATGNKVNYQSIGSSGGIKQIGAKTVDFGASDAPLKDEELAKQGLVQFPTVIGGVVPVINLQGIKPGELTITGDVLANIYLGKIKKWDDPAIKALNPHAKLPNQDILPVRRADGSGTTFIFTNYLSKVSTDWKSSVGEGTTVNWPGGGTGGKGNEGVAAFVQRLNGAIGYVEYAYAKQNKMTHLNMKNAAGAVVQPGDDGFKAAAAGADWSKTYYQILTNEPGKTAWPIAGATFILVHKHQEKAAQGAEVLKFFDWAYKSGGNMASDLDYVPLPDAVVNQIRATWKSSVKDGSGKALYN
- the glmM gene encoding phosphoglucosamine mutase — its product is MTRKYFGTDGIRGRVGEAPITPDFVMRLGYAAGMVLAHGAKQHDQARPTVLIGKDTRISGYMLEAALEAGFTSAGVNVLLTGPLPTPGVAYLTRALRLSAGVVISASHNPYYDNGIKFFSADGDKLPDAVEMAIEQALEEPMVCVRSDDLGRARRIEDAAGRYIEFCKSTFPYEQDLHKLKLVVDCAHGAAYHIAPHVFHELGADVISIGNQPDGRNINAGYGATAPEKLIEAVKANGADLGLAFDGDADRLQVVDRDGRLFNGDELLYLIVQDRLQAGQAVEGAVGTLMTNMAVELAFQRQGVEFVRAKVGDRYVLEELNKRKWTLGGEGSGHLLCLDRHTTGDGIVSALQVLAALRRSGKTLSQLLEGVSLFPQTLINVRVEKGFDWQSHAGLSAARAVIEPQLAGRGRVLIRASGTEPVVRVMVEAEKVETAEQAAQTLADALRA
- the folP gene encoding dihydropteroate synthase encodes the protein MSTDLSFQCGRYRFARDRRPLVMGILNVTPDSFSDGGQHAGRDAALRHAERMIAEGVDIIDIGGESSRPGSAALPLDQELERVLPMVEALRDCGRPLSIDTYKPEVMRAALAAGADLINDIWGFRMPGAVEAVSEAQAGQAGLCVMHMQRDPQTMQEQPQYEDVVQEVAGFLRERVDALRAAGVAESRITLDPGFGFGKAPDHNLRLLGQLPQLAVDGLPLLVGLSRKSTLGAILGGRPPQQRIAASLAAAVCAAERGAYIVRVHDVEQTVDALKIWWAIRHETIAN
- the ftsH gene encoding ATP-dependent zinc metalloprotease FtsH, with the translated sequence MNNNLFQKAAIWLVIALVLFTVFKQFDKPRTQEGVTYSQFMDDAKAGKVGRVDVQGRNLVVTPKEGQKYTIISPGDIWMVGDLMKFGVQVTGKADDEPNLLVQALYYLGPTLLIIVFWFYMMRQMQGGGKGGAFSFGKSRARLIDENQNAVTFQDVAGCDESKEEVIELVDFLKDPQKFQKLGGRIPRGVLLVGPPGTGKTLLARAIAGEAKVPFFSISGSDFVEMFVGVGAARVRDMFENAKKQAPCIVFIDEIDAVGRHRGAGMGGGNDEREQTLNQMLVEMDGFEANSGVIVIAATNRSDVLDKALLRPGRFDRQVYVGLPDIRGREQILKVHMRKVPIGNDVDASVIARGTPGFSGADLANLVNEAALFAARRSKRVVDMQDFEDAKDKIYMGPERKSTVMREEERRATAYHESGHAVVAKLLPKADPVHKVTIMPRGWALGVTWQLPEHDKYSKYKDNMLDEIAILFGGRAAEEVFLNAMSTGASNDFERATKTARDMVTRFGMSDTLGTMVYVDTEQDGMFGKMSSKTVSEATQVKVDAEIRRIVDEQYGLAKRLLEENRDKVEAMTAALMEWETIDADQVNDIMAGKPPRPPRGASSQNGGGNTPSGGSPVAPTNAPATA
- a CDS encoding RlmE family RNA methyltransferase, whose product is MAKNKFNQAWLHDHINDPYVKLAQREGYRARAAYKLKEIDEQDKLIRPGQVIVDLGAAPGSWSQYARNKLAASSRAKDGGIDGAVIAIDLLPMEAVADVTFIQGDFREEDVFRQLEEIVLQASGGAKIDLVLSDMAPNLSGVAFADAARIDYLCDLALEFAQAHLKPEGSLLVKCFHGSGYSQIVEKFKRQFKVVAKRKPKASRDKSSETFILGRFLKSAG
- a CDS encoding YhbY family RNA-binding protein, encoding MPALQLIPAQRSELRSRAHGLNPVVMIGGEGLTRPVLAEIDRSLASHDLIKIRVFGDDRESRIAMYETICEDLDAAPIQHIGKLLVVWRPGPAVLKENRPQELGRLAPRGGAAPRTVTVKKPSAAPNRRPKRSQVTVLGNERVTAGGNVKRARVRPTSQKKKALD
- a CDS encoding DUF4149 domain-containing protein yields the protein MFSSSYSSLPPLPHRIFLLLTVVWAGSLWTVGYMVAPTLFSVLPSRETAGLIAGQLFRTEAILGVVVGVLQLALCNLMIRRGAGRYRGLRWLVLGMLLCVLAGYFGIQPFMENLKEKATALGMGVSESPYKGQFGMLHGVSSVFYLVHSLLALVTVWRAAAPRSAGE
- the greA gene encoding transcription elongation factor GreA; this encodes MSIPITKRGAELLKEELQRLKAVERPAVINAISEARAQGDLSENAEYDAAKEKQAFIEGRIIEVESKLSAAQVIDPTQLDTDGRIVFGATVDLEDLESGKPVSYQIVGDDEADLDSGKISVSSPIARALIGKFEGDVAIVLAPGGEREYEVITVRYV